The following are encoded in a window of Roseimaritima ulvae genomic DNA:
- a CDS encoding beta-ketoacyl-[acyl-carrier-protein] synthase family protein — translation MIAPDSSSLPTSHSLPDHQRVVITGVGLTAPNGNDWASYRAALLERQSGVQPYEIRYFGKTLAGVCDFDTRKYQTRKDIRRGTRAGSVGVYAANEAVAHSGLDWPNVDPARVGIYIGVTEHGNVETEHEIHEIKGYDYNTDFWSHHHNPRTVANNPAGEIALNMGITGPHYTIGAACAAGNAGLIQGAQMLRLEECDVALAGGTSESIHTFGIFAAFNSQGALAKHDDPAQASRPFDTDRNGIVVAEGGCVYVLERLSDAKARGAEIHGELVGYAINTDATDFVLPNPERQAQCVRLALKRAGLQAEQMDIVSTHATGTSSGDKQECTALREVFGDCETVRFNNTKSYIGHAMGAAGALELAGNLSAFRDRVCHPTINVDNLDPDCALPGLVLNEPQEVPQVDYVLNNSFGMLGINSVVIIRRF, via the coding sequence GTGATCGCACCGGATTCTTCGTCTCTACCGACGTCGCACAGTTTGCCGGACCACCAACGGGTCGTGATCACTGGCGTCGGCTTGACCGCCCCCAATGGTAACGACTGGGCTTCGTATCGCGCTGCGCTGCTGGAGCGGCAAAGTGGCGTGCAGCCTTATGAAATCCGTTATTTTGGCAAAACCCTGGCCGGCGTCTGCGACTTCGACACACGTAAGTACCAGACTCGCAAAGACATCCGTCGCGGCACCCGCGCCGGCAGCGTGGGCGTGTACGCGGCCAACGAAGCGGTCGCGCACAGCGGCCTGGACTGGCCCAATGTCGATCCTGCCCGCGTCGGCATCTACATCGGCGTGACCGAACACGGCAACGTGGAAACCGAACACGAGATCCACGAAATCAAGGGCTACGACTACAACACCGACTTCTGGTCGCATCACCACAACCCCCGCACGGTGGCCAACAACCCCGCCGGCGAGATCGCGCTCAACATGGGCATCACCGGGCCGCATTACACCATCGGCGCCGCCTGTGCCGCCGGCAATGCGGGCTTGATCCAAGGCGCCCAGATGCTGCGGCTGGAGGAATGTGACGTGGCCTTGGCCGGTGGAACGAGCGAATCGATTCACACCTTTGGGATCTTCGCCGCCTTCAACAGCCAGGGAGCCCTGGCCAAACACGACGATCCGGCTCAGGCCTCGCGGCCCTTCGACACCGACCGCAACGGGATCGTGGTGGCCGAAGGCGGTTGCGTGTACGTGCTGGAACGGCTCAGCGACGCCAAGGCCCGCGGCGCCGAAATCCACGGCGAACTGGTCGGCTATGCGATCAACACCGACGCCACCGACTTTGTGCTGCCCAACCCCGAACGGCAAGCCCAATGCGTCCGTCTGGCGCTTAAACGAGCCGGCTTGCAGGCCGAGCAGATGGACATCGTCAGCACCCACGCGACCGGCACCAGCAGTGGCGACAAGCAGGAGTGTACGGCGCTGCGGGAGGTGTTTGGGGACTGCGAGACGGTGCGATTTAACAACACCAAGAGCTACATCGGCCACGCCATGGGAGCCGCCGGAGCGTTGGAATTGGCCGGCAATTTGTCTGCCTTCCGCGATAGGGTTTGCCATCCCACGATCAATGTTGACAATCTAGATCCAGACTGTGCCCTGCCCGGCTTGGTCCTGAATGAGCCGCAAGAGGTTCCCCAGGTCGACTATGTGTTGAACAATTCCTTTGGAATGCTGGGAATCAACTCGGTCGTCATCATCCGCCGCTTCTAA
- a CDS encoding adenylate/guanylate cyclase domain-containing protein, with protein sequence MDRSMPDLIAQGPRMSDRWRRALPVANEADQPAPSVCLGRAEGTWQIDWDDRISRRHALVTLQSDGKVLIERLESGRNPIFHSGQRRDRFTLGAGEHFVIGRTTFTLAQRPVVNADSAEPLGVTEHAFDRAALRRQGFRDAARRIDVLSRLPDLIAGSSTDTELLVRVAGVLLQATPDASAVAILQVLDQDADPDDGGAVDVLHYDSRSADSQGPNPSARLARRAVRSGESVLHLWGSGSRRGSGGGTAYTASEDVDWAFCVPIRSDACRGWALYITGQLGIHGGASLEQSLQAAPTDLQDDVKFTELVATTLGNLRQVRSLQRRQAGLRRFFAPVVMEALATRDADEVLEPREADVSVLFCDLRGFSRRSEEASDQLLDLLTRVSEALGVMTRHILDRDGVVGDFHGDAAMGFWGWPLDQDDAPGRACRAAIAINEEFLTAATGANRPMSGFRCGIGIATGRAVAGRIGTIDQVKVTAFGPVVNLASRLEGMTRPLSAEILIDEATADFVRHSLPPSVARVRRLLRVRPAGFQAAIDVCQLLPPAGPQSPLADADLLRYEAALDALILGRWDEAFAALHEVPAADRAKDFLTATIARHGRVPPPGWDGVIDLPKG encoded by the coding sequence CCCGACCTGATCGCCCAAGGCCCACGTATGAGTGATCGTTGGCGGCGTGCGCTGCCGGTGGCCAACGAGGCCGATCAGCCGGCGCCGAGTGTTTGTTTGGGCCGCGCCGAGGGCACTTGGCAAATCGACTGGGACGATCGCATTTCTCGGCGGCATGCATTGGTGACGCTGCAGAGCGACGGCAAGGTGCTGATCGAAAGACTGGAATCGGGACGCAACCCGATCTTTCATTCCGGTCAACGCCGCGACCGCTTTACGCTCGGCGCCGGCGAGCACTTCGTGATCGGACGGACCACCTTCACGCTGGCCCAGCGGCCGGTCGTCAACGCCGATTCGGCCGAACCGCTGGGCGTCACCGAACACGCCTTTGATCGCGCGGCGCTGCGCCGCCAAGGCTTCCGCGACGCCGCAAGACGGATCGATGTGCTGAGCCGACTGCCCGACCTGATCGCCGGCAGCAGCACCGATACGGAACTGTTGGTCCGCGTCGCCGGAGTGCTATTGCAAGCCACCCCGGACGCGTCAGCTGTGGCCATCCTGCAGGTCCTGGACCAGGACGCTGACCCCGATGACGGCGGCGCCGTTGACGTGCTGCACTACGACAGTCGATCGGCGGACTCACAGGGCCCCAACCCCAGCGCGCGGCTGGCCCGCCGCGCCGTGCGGTCGGGCGAAAGCGTGCTGCATCTGTGGGGCAGTGGCTCGCGACGCGGAAGCGGCGGCGGCACGGCTTACACCGCCAGCGAAGACGTCGACTGGGCGTTCTGCGTGCCCATCCGTTCGGACGCCTGCCGCGGCTGGGCGCTGTACATCACCGGCCAACTGGGAATCCATGGCGGTGCCAGCCTGGAGCAATCCCTGCAAGCGGCGCCCACCGACTTGCAAGACGATGTCAAATTCACCGAGCTGGTCGCCACCACGCTTGGCAACCTGAGACAAGTCCGTTCGCTGCAACGACGCCAAGCCGGGCTGCGACGGTTCTTTGCACCGGTGGTGATGGAAGCCCTGGCGACGCGCGACGCGGACGAGGTCCTGGAGCCGCGGGAAGCCGACGTGTCGGTGCTGTTTTGCGACCTTCGTGGCTTCTCTCGTCGCAGCGAAGAAGCCTCCGATCAACTGCTCGACCTGCTGACCCGGGTCAGCGAAGCGTTGGGCGTGATGACCCGCCATATCCTCGACCGCGACGGCGTCGTGGGCGACTTCCACGGCGACGCCGCGATGGGATTCTGGGGCTGGCCGCTGGACCAGGACGACGCGCCCGGACGCGCTTGCCGGGCGGCGATCGCGATCAACGAAGAATTTCTGACGGCCGCCACCGGAGCGAATCGGCCGATGAGCGGGTTTCGCTGTGGCATCGGCATCGCCACCGGCCGCGCCGTGGCCGGGCGGATCGGCACGATCGATCAAGTTAAAGTCACCGCGTTTGGGCCGGTCGTGAATCTGGCCAGTCGATTGGAAGGCATGACGCGGCCCCTGTCCGCCGAAATCCTGATCGACGAAGCGACCGCGGATTTCGTACGTCACTCGCTGCCGCCCAGCGTGGCCCGCGTCCGCCGACTGCTGCGAGTCCGCCCGGCGGGTTTTCAAGCGGCCATCGATGTCTGCCAATTGCTGCCCCCGGCCGGCCCCCAATCGCCGCTGGCCGACGCCGATCTGCTGCGCTACGAAGCGGCTTTGGATGCGCTGATTCTGGGTCGCTGGGATGAAGCCTTTGCGGCCCTGCACGAAGTCCCCGCGGCGGACCGCGCCAAAGATTTTTTAACCGCCACCATCGCCCGCCACGGCCGCGTCCCGCCGCCCGGCTGGGACGGAGTCATCGACCTGCCGAAAGGATAG
- a CDS encoding phytoene desaturase family protein: MYDTIIIGAGMSGLAAGIRLAHFDQRVCILERHYTIGGLNSFYRMNGRDYDVGLHAMTNFSRKGSKRGPLAKLLRQLRLRWDDFQLAEQLGSEIRFPGVSLQFGNDAELLRSEIAEHFPSQVDGYDRLVGSLLGYDDLDGDDPNFLRSSREVLSECISEPLLVEMLLCPLMWYGNARQNDMDFGQFCIMFRACYLEGFARPFKGVRLILKNLVRKFRGLGGELKLRSGVSRIHVEDGRAVGVVLDDGTELQARRILSSAGAIETMRMCDDITEVEVAKAGQLSFIESISILDKQPRELGFERTILFYNDSPRFHWQRPEDSLCDVRTGVVCSPNNYSYAPDEGNLPDGIVRITTLANHDRWCSLSDNQYRAEKVAQHDAAIESAVRFMPDFRRHVIDTDVFTPKTIRRFTWHDNGAVYGAPNKQLDGTTHLENLYLCGTDQGFVGIVGAIVSGISMANRYCLQP, from the coding sequence ATGTACGACACGATCATTATCGGCGCGGGGATGAGCGGTTTGGCCGCCGGAATTCGGTTGGCCCATTTCGATCAGCGTGTGTGCATCCTCGAACGCCACTACACGATCGGAGGACTGAACTCCTTCTATCGCATGAATGGTCGCGACTACGACGTCGGCCTGCACGCCATGACCAACTTCTCCCGCAAAGGCAGCAAACGCGGGCCGCTGGCCAAGCTGCTGCGGCAGCTGCGACTGCGGTGGGACGATTTCCAATTGGCCGAACAGCTGGGATCGGAAATCCGCTTCCCCGGCGTGTCGCTGCAGTTTGGCAACGACGCCGAATTGCTGCGCAGCGAAATCGCCGAACACTTCCCTTCCCAGGTCGACGGCTACGATCGCCTGGTCGGCAGCTTGCTGGGCTACGACGACCTCGATGGCGACGACCCCAACTTCCTGCGTTCCTCGCGAGAGGTACTGAGCGAATGCATCAGCGAACCGCTGCTGGTCGAGATGCTACTGTGCCCGCTGATGTGGTACGGCAACGCGCGGCAAAACGACATGGACTTCGGCCAGTTCTGCATCATGTTCCGGGCCTGTTACCTGGAAGGTTTTGCCCGTCCGTTTAAAGGTGTGCGGCTGATCCTGAAAAACCTGGTCCGCAAGTTTCGTGGGCTGGGCGGCGAATTAAAACTCCGCAGCGGCGTATCGCGGATCCATGTCGAAGACGGTCGCGCTGTTGGCGTGGTGCTGGACGACGGCACCGAACTGCAAGCTCGCCGCATTTTGTCTTCGGCCGGCGCGATCGAAACCATGCGGATGTGCGACGACATCACCGAAGTGGAAGTCGCCAAAGCCGGCCAGCTGTCGTTTATCGAATCGATTTCGATCCTCGATAAACAACCGCGAGAACTCGGCTTCGAACGCACGATTTTGTTCTACAACGACAGTCCGCGATTTCACTGGCAGCGGCCCGAGGATTCGCTCTGCGACGTCCGCACCGGCGTGGTCTGCTCCCCCAACAATTACTCTTATGCCCCCGACGAGGGCAACCTGCCCGACGGCATCGTGCGGATCACCACACTGGCCAATCACGACCGTTGGTGCAGCCTGTCGGACAACCAATACCGTGCCGAGAAGGTCGCCCAGCATGACGCGGCGATCGAATCGGCCGTCCGCTTCATGCCCGATTTCCGCCGCCATGTAATCGACACCGACGTGTTTACGCCCAAAACCATTCGGCGGTTTACCTGGCACGATAACGGCGCGGTGTACGGCGCCCCGAATAAGCAGCTGGACGGCACCACGCACCTGGAAAACCTGTACCTGTGCGGCACTGACCAGGGTTTTGTAGGCATCGTCGGCGCGATCGTCTCGGGCATCAGCATGGCGAACCGGTACTGCCTGCAGCCCTAA
- a CDS encoding acyl carrier protein, translating into MTNEEIREEIIDILEDIAPDEELDDLEDEKSFRDQLELDSMDFLDIVMELRKRHRVQVPEEDYGHLASMASTVAYLEPKMRDIVKN; encoded by the coding sequence ATGACCAACGAAGAAATTCGCGAAGAGATCATCGATATCCTGGAAGACATCGCTCCGGACGAGGAACTCGATGACCTGGAAGACGAGAAATCTTTTCGCGATCAACTGGAACTCGACAGCATGGATTTCCTGGATATCGTGATGGAATTGCGTAAGCGGCATCGCGTCCAGGTCCCCGAAGAGGACTACGGACACCTGGCCAGCATGGCCAGCACGGTGGCCTATCTCGAGCCCAAAATGCGTGACATCGTCAAAAATTGA
- a CDS encoding NAD-dependent epimerase/dehydratase family protein produces MHILVTGCGGFLGSHIVRQLLRRGDTVRGLGRSDYPSLTDAGMQPVRGDVRDADCVQAACRGVDAVIHTAAKAGVWGDWKSYYEINTVGTENVIRGCQTEQVGTLVYTSSPSVTFDGSDQTNIDESASYPTRWLCHYPHTKALGEQAVLAAHAPGKLQTVSLRPHLIWGEQDPHLFPRLIARARSGRLRIVGDGQNRIDTVHVENAAAAHLNALDRLSATDDSAAGGRAYFITQDEPVNCWQWIRDVLEVAGVEPPRKRISFKAAWRLGAMLETVYRLTGRANEPPMTRFVAAQLAKDHFFDITAARELLGYQPTVSNQQGLERLRDSWGEG; encoded by the coding sequence ATGCACATCCTCGTCACCGGCTGCGGCGGATTTTTAGGTTCGCATATCGTGCGACAATTACTCCGACGCGGCGATACCGTTCGCGGGCTCGGCCGCAGCGACTACCCTTCGCTGACCGACGCCGGCATGCAGCCGGTTCGCGGTGACGTCCGCGATGCCGATTGTGTTCAAGCTGCTTGCCGCGGGGTCGATGCGGTGATCCATACGGCGGCCAAAGCCGGCGTATGGGGCGACTGGAAATCGTATTACGAAATCAACACAGTGGGCACCGAAAACGTGATCCGCGGTTGCCAGACCGAACAGGTCGGCACGCTGGTCTACACCAGCAGCCCCAGCGTGACGTTTGACGGCAGCGACCAAACCAACATCGACGAATCGGCGTCCTACCCCACACGCTGGCTGTGCCATTACCCGCACACCAAAGCTCTCGGCGAACAAGCTGTCCTGGCCGCGCATGCCCCGGGCAAACTGCAAACGGTCTCGCTGCGACCACACTTGATTTGGGGCGAACAGGATCCGCACCTGTTTCCACGGCTGATCGCGCGAGCTCGATCGGGTCGGTTGCGGATCGTCGGCGACGGGCAGAACCGCATCGACACCGTACACGTCGAAAACGCCGCCGCCGCCCACCTGAATGCACTCGATCGATTGTCCGCCACTGACGATTCGGCCGCCGGCGGCCGCGCCTATTTCATCACCCAAGACGAACCGGTGAACTGCTGGCAGTGGATCCGTGACGTGTTGGAAGTGGCCGGAGTCGAACCGCCACGCAAACGCATCAGCTTCAAAGCTGCCTGGCGATTGGGAGCGATGTTGGAGACCGTGTATCGACTGACCGGCCGGGCAAACGAACCGCCGATGACTCGCTTCGTCGCCGCTCAATTGGCCAAAGACCATTTTTTCGACATCACGGCCGCCAGAGAATTGCTGGGTTATCAACCCACAGTCAGCAACCAGCAAGGACTAGAGCGGCTAAGGGATAGTTGGGGGGAGGGCTGA